The sequence below is a genomic window from Excalfactoria chinensis isolate bCotChi1 chromosome 17, bCotChi1.hap2, whole genome shotgun sequence.
TAAATGTtaccttcttcagctgctgctaCTGCATCTCTTGGAAACTCAACGGTGACAAAAATGGACAACACAATATTCTACTTTTTCATCTAAATAAAGTAGAACATATCCTTGAGAGAAAGGACATCTACATGGCCAAAACGTCTAGGGTGGAAGCACGCTTTGTACCTAAATGAAGGGGTCTGACAGGACACGGCTCAGTTACTCTGTAGGCATCATTTTTTTGCCGAAATATACTAAGTCCATTCACAGGCTGCTTTCTGATCAGTCTGAGGCATGATTACAGGAAGAGGACACGAGGCTTAGCCCTACCTGTTGCAGCACAGACTCTCCTTGTAGTCTCTGCAGATTTTCCAGATGGGAATGGAACAACgggctgtgcagcagctttACTTCCAGCAGCCCTTCAATGATGTAGCCAATCGTGCAGTCGTCAGGAAGACGCactctttctgcagtgctgatgaAGTTACCCAGGCTGTGAGAGCACAGGAGACAAAAATCAAGCACACTTTCAAGTTTACCAAATGCATATTAATGGAGCTCAGCTAGGAGGAGTGTTTACCTGGCCCAGGGACTCATCTTCAGAGCAAGACCTCTGCTGATACAGAATCCTGCTCCACCTGTGGCAAACCAGAATTTCACGCTTGTCTTCTGAAGaagcaacaaggaaaaaaaacacaaaaaaacacaaactagTTACTGATAatcagcttttctctgcttggCTGGGCAAGGAGGAGGACTTGAGGCTCTACTGGATATCAGACTGCACCTGAGTCAGAATAAGAATACAGACTAATCCTacttctgcaggctgctgaaaaCCTGGTTAGCTGTTTCTCTCTAATTACTGGTAACAGTGGGATATTGCTCTCAACAGCCCCaccattcaaaaataaaacaaaaccacaacaccaCCACAACAAAGCAACAAGTAGCAGCCCCAGAAACgattaaaacaaaaggaagagtCAAGGTGGAGAGGCCCAACTCACCTCAGTGTGAGGGAGATACACCAACATAAGTGaacaaaggaagagaagcagacaCCGACCCAGGAGAGAACTCTACACATGAGGTCAGATCAAAGGTACATTTAACCTGGCACTCTCTCTGACAATGGCCATTACTTGCACAttaaatcatttgtttttatggtgGACCTATGAACTCTCatggttttaaaaatgtaaaggCTCAGGATGATTCTCAGCATAACTATAAAGCTGCTTACTGATCCATCACTTTGGATATGGTCAGCTGCTTCAATGGGATGGTCCAGACTCGGTCGCCCCACATAGACATCCTGGCTAGGTGAGAAGGCAGATAAGAGACGCAACAGAGTCCGTGGATTCACATAGTTGTCGTCGTCCACATGGCAAAACCAccttcaaataaacaaaaacgacaacaacaaagttactgcagagctgtgacaaAGAAATGAGATACAGTTTTACAGCTGGGTTGTGGTCCTTCAAGCTTAGAGGAAACAGCAGATCCTACTATCCCACAGAACATAACTTGGAGAATGAAACCACCTTTATATCTGTAGAGATGCTGAAACCTTGCTAGGTTTCATTTGATCCTTGTTTACAGACACTGCTTCCTGCTGTACTATCTTCCTTACGCTCATCTCTCTGTTTTAAGtaacacagctgaaagaaacaaagccaacCACAACACCTACTTTTGTCCGGATTCTAGGAATTTATCGTATTCCACAGACATCTTGCAGCACAGAGCTTGCCGGGTGTGAACAGCGGAACAGTTGGTGTTGATCATATGATCCCCTGGAGgggaataaagaaagaaaatcagccCCATCAAGTTTGGGAAGAATGAATGGTCCAAAAAAGGACCAAGTACACCTTCGGCACTAGTACAGTACCGTGAAACTGCATACTGGGTATTGCATGGAGAGTAAGTGCCAAGACAAGCAGGGCTCACAGGCCGTGCAAATGGAATAATGTCAAGTacataaaaagcacagaatggAAGGGGTTGAAAGGGAGATCATCTCAGACCAGCAGGTTCTCTAaaacaggttgcacaggaaaacaTTCAGGTGAGTTCTGAATATCTTTAGAGATGTGGTTAGACTGCAGGGTGTATAAATATGGCCATGAGACTGTATGCAAAGGAAGCACCTAATATAGCTTTGGACAAGAGAGACTGACGTTTACTAACAGGAAGGAAGCACATGCAAAGGTGAACGCAGGAAGCTCCAAGCCTTTTGTCCAGGTAGTAAGTAGGCACAGCACTTTCTGCTATCTTAACTTCCCTAATTGCTTGTACAGCATGGAATAAGGACTGCTAGGAAAAGCACGACCGATACAAAACTCTGTTCTAACAGACAGCTCCCTCCTGTGCCACGCAGCTCACCTGCTTTCAGGCGCAGCTCTCGATCCTCCCAGTCTGTGAATATAAACGTctgcagaagacaaaaatgGGTCAGGAGAAAGGTGTGTCTGTAATTAAGGACTTCCAAAACGAGCGTCTACTTTGCCCTGTTCCCAGTCAGAACACTCTTTTATCTTATTGATTCATTTCATGTTAGCCATTGTAGGGGAACCCCAGCACCTTCAGCTCTTGCCTTACTGGAGAAATGCAAACTAGAAGAAACCATTTCAGAACACTGAAGTGCTGCACTCCTTATCCCAGGTACAGATAAAGAGTTTGCACATGTGAAAGACCCGCTTGTTTGAaattgaagaggaaaatattctcatctcctgtgtgtgtgtgtgagccaTCCACAACTCTTAAGCAAGCtaagaggaaaagaatgagaGTCATGGCAGAAACTGCCAGGCAGAAACCCTGCCCTGGGCAAACTGCTAGGTAAAACTGCACTAAGATGCTTGAATGCAACTTAATTCCCAAGTAAGGGAACAGGTTCTATGTCAGTCTTCATAACAGCCCCTATTACTGAACCGCTTCATCCAAAGCATCAGCATCTCAGCCAACATCAGCACCAAAAACCTCGTGCTGCCACACAGCACTTTCCCAGTCCTCAAAGTGCAGTTTCTGTGCAGACTCAGACAGTGAGAAAGTGGCTCAATGGAGAATGAGCTCAGCGGCACGTTCTGATCGAGTTCTCAGGGCTGTTTTTCAAACCCTCTCGGTGCTGCTGCGGCCGGGCCGGGTGCGGGAGCCGCCACCGAGGATCCTGTCCGGGCGCTCACCTGTCCCCTCGCTCGGGAGATCCAGGTTTggaacagcagctccaggcGGGTCTTGTGATACTTCCTGGTGGTTTTCACCGCAATGAAGATGTCCTTCAGCTCCAGGTTCTCCCTTGTCGAGCCGCCGGGAGGCCCCACGCGGACCCTCCTCGCGGGCCATGAGCTACCGGCGACGCCCCGACCGCCCCCCGCGGCCcccgagccgccgccgccgcgctccccgGGCACGTCGCTCCCCGCGGGCCGCGCCTCCCGCTTCGGGGACGGCCCGCTGGGcccggcgggcggcgggcggcggcggggcgcggcggggggCTGCCCtcggggcagcagcagcaggaggacgGCG
It includes:
- the RFNG gene encoding beta-1,3-N-acetylglucosaminyltransferase radical fringe; translated protein: MSGSCLGLRRTCFLLSVTAAAVLLLLLPRGQPPAAPRRRPPPAGPSGPSPKREARPAGSDVPGERGGGGSGAAGGGRGVAGSSWPARRVRVGPPGGSTRENLELKDIFIAVKTTRKYHKTRLELLFQTWISRARGQTFIFTDWEDRELRLKAGDHMINTNCSAVHTRQALCCKMSVEYDKFLESGQKWFCHVDDDNYVNPRTLLRLLSAFSPSQDVYVGRPSLDHPIEAADHIQSDGSKTSVKFWFATGGAGFCISRGLALKMSPWASLGNFISTAERVRLPDDCTIGYIIEGLLEVKLLHSPLFHSHLENLQRLQGESVLQQVTLSYGDPENKHNVVSVGGVFGLQQDPTRFKSVHCLLYPDTIWCPNKKMS